From one Streptomyces sp. NBC_01478 genomic stretch:
- a CDS encoding MFS transporter — protein MQHANALNRLDRLPVSRFHKVTLLAVAFAYFFEFADINSFATTAPKLIKLWGVTVDQIAYVTSLSFVGMFIGAIVAGSLADRWGRKRTLLWTTLFFGLSSFAAVFSWDLVSLGVFRVLTSAGLSAMTVVGVVYVNEMYPSATRGKYQAYAIAIGICGTPVTNLIASAVVPLNDWSWRLVYLWGSLGILLVLFTRHLKESPRWLESRGDHATADAVLREIEARVAAEKGPLPEPAPPIDEKPSPKAPLRLLLQRKYLLPTLLLTVLWMTQTIGFFGYSSWAPTLLAKEGFSVEKSVFYVALTTVGAPLGCYLASLVTDRFERKWCLVAFGTVIAVCGLLYGLTFDPVLIVVFGFLVNLFERGYTALAYAYSPELFDTRSRSLGTSVSYGLGRLSNAAGPLIVAALYNGHGYQSVFSFIAGTWLLGAIALAAFGTRTRSARLAEAERQRVGVLA, from the coding sequence ATGCAACACGCCAACGCGCTGAACCGGCTGGACCGGCTTCCGGTCTCCCGGTTCCACAAAGTCACCCTGCTCGCCGTCGCCTTCGCCTACTTCTTCGAGTTCGCCGACATCAACAGCTTCGCCACCACCGCTCCGAAACTGATCAAGCTGTGGGGCGTGACGGTCGACCAGATCGCCTACGTCACCTCGCTGTCGTTCGTCGGCATGTTCATCGGGGCGATCGTCGCCGGCTCCCTCGCCGACCGATGGGGCCGCAAACGGACCCTGCTGTGGACGACGCTCTTCTTCGGCCTCTCGTCCTTCGCCGCGGTGTTCTCCTGGGACCTCGTGTCCCTGGGCGTCTTCCGCGTCCTGACCTCGGCCGGCCTGTCGGCGATGACCGTCGTGGGAGTCGTCTACGTCAACGAGATGTACCCGTCGGCGACCCGCGGCAAGTACCAGGCGTACGCCATCGCCATCGGCATCTGCGGCACACCCGTCACCAACCTCATCGCCAGCGCGGTCGTACCGCTCAACGACTGGTCGTGGCGGCTGGTCTACCTCTGGGGCTCCCTGGGCATCCTGCTCGTCCTGTTCACCCGGCACCTCAAGGAGTCACCGCGCTGGCTCGAGAGCAGGGGGGACCACGCCACGGCGGACGCGGTCCTGCGGGAGATCGAGGCACGTGTCGCCGCGGAGAAGGGGCCCCTTCCCGAGCCCGCTCCCCCGATCGACGAAAAGCCGTCGCCCAAGGCACCGCTGCGACTGCTCCTCCAGCGGAAGTACCTGCTCCCGACGCTCCTGCTCACCGTGCTGTGGATGACGCAGACCATCGGCTTCTTCGGCTACTCGAGCTGGGCACCCACCCTGCTGGCCAAGGAGGGGTTCAGCGTCGAGAAGTCCGTCTTCTACGTGGCCCTGACCACCGTCGGCGCACCACTCGGCTGCTATCTGGCCTCCCTGGTCACCGACCGGTTCGAGCGCAAATGGTGCCTGGTCGCGTTCGGCACGGTGATCGCCGTCTGCGGCCTGCTGTACGGCCTCACCTTCGACCCGGTCCTCATCGTCGTGTTCGGCTTCCTGGTGAACCTCTTCGAACGCGGCTACACCGCCCTCGCCTACGCCTACTCCCCCGAGCTCTTCGACACCCGCAGCCGCTCGCTGGGCACGAGCGTCTCCTACGGCCTCGGCCGCCTGTCCAACGCCGCCGGCCCCCTGATCGTCGCGGCGCTCTACAACGGCCACGGCTACCAGAGCGTCTTCTCCTTCATCGCCGGCACCTGGCTGCTCGGCGCGATCGCCCTGGCCGCCTTCGGCACCCGGACCCGCTCGGCGCGCCTCGCGGAGGCGGAGCGGCAACGGGTGGGCGTCCTCGCCTGA
- a CDS encoding discoidin domain-containing protein, which produces MVLGLPAVGAHAAGGPNTAADKATSAGSTRGSHKAANVTDGDTDTYWQAGKKSAQWVQTDLGKSERVRQVVLRLPEGWATRKQTLALQGSADGKSFATLKTSAQYVFGPGDDNTVKISVPSTLARYVRADFSANSVAGTAQLGEMQVLTAAASAPNLAQGKPFSESGHADVYGAANAGDGNRNTYWESTNNAFPQWLQVDLGSSVKINQVTLRLPSGWPSRSQTFKVQGSTDNANFTDLTASKAYTFDSTNDQSATIGFDTTTTRYVRALFTANTGWPAGQASELEVYGPATGDTQAPTAPGNLSYIEPATGQIELNWTAATDDTAVTGYDVYANGQLRSSVAGNVLTYTDTQPAGSDITYFVRAKDAAGNVSANSNSVTRKGSSGDTQAPTAPGNLAYTQSGNDVKLAWQASNDNVQVTGYDVYANDQVVKSLAGDVTSYTDTPSATATVTYYVKAKDAAGNVSVASNSVTRAGNGAGSDLAQGKPIEASSYTFTYVAANANDGQIATYWESGGGAYPATLTTKLGANADLSQVVVKLNPDAAWSTRTQNIQVLGRDQDATAFTSLVAAKDYVFNPASGNTVTIPVSGAAADIQLKFASNTGAPGGQVAEFQVIGTPAANPDLKVTGITNSPAAPVESDAISLTATVTNSGSKASKATDLNFTLGGTKAATADVPVLAAGASTTVTASIGTRDAGSYPLGAEVDPSNKVIEQNEGNNVFTAPAPLVVKPVSSSDLVAAPVAWTPSSASAGDNVTFTVAIKNQGSVDSASGAHGVTLTVLDANGATVKTLTGSYSGTIAAGQTTAPVSLGSWTAVNGKFSVKTVIADDANELPVKRTNNTTTQPLFVGRGADMPYDMYEAEDGTVGGGAAVVGPNRTIGDIAGEASGRKAVTLNSTGQYVEWTTRAATNTLVTRFEIPDGTTTTLDVYVDGQFLKAIDLTSKYAWLYGNETAPGNTPGSGAPRHIYDEANLLLGRTVPAGSKIRLQKDAANTSTYAVDFINLEQATAVPNPDPAAYAVPAGFSQQDVQNALDTVRMDTTGKLVGVYLPAGDYETSSKLQVYGKAVKVVGAGSWFTRFHAPASQENTDIGFRAEATANGSSFTGFAYFGNYTSRIDGPGKVFDFSNVSNITIDDIWVEHMVCLYWGANTDNMTIKNSRIRDTFADGINMTNGSTDNHVVNNDARATGDDSFALFSAIDAGGADEKNNLYENLTSTLTWRAAGIAVYGGYNNTFRNIRVADTLVYSGITISSLDFGYPMNGFGTDPTTIENVSLDRTGGHFWGSQVFPAIWAFSASKVFQGIRVNDVDIDNSTYGGVMFQTNYVGGQPQFPVKDTIFTDISITNSKKSGDAFDAKSGWGIWANELPEPGQGPAVGSATFVNLRMSGNAQDIRNTTSTFTINVR; this is translated from the coding sequence ATGGTGCTGGGCCTGCCCGCCGTCGGCGCTCACGCGGCCGGTGGTCCCAACACCGCCGCGGACAAGGCGACTTCGGCCGGCAGCACCCGCGGCAGCCACAAGGCGGCCAACGTCACCGACGGCGACACCGACACCTACTGGCAGGCCGGGAAGAAGTCGGCCCAGTGGGTGCAGACCGACCTCGGCAAGAGCGAGCGTGTCCGGCAGGTCGTGCTGCGGCTGCCCGAAGGCTGGGCGACCCGCAAGCAGACGCTGGCGCTCCAGGGCAGCGCCGACGGCAAGAGCTTCGCCACGCTCAAGACGTCGGCGCAGTACGTCTTCGGCCCCGGCGACGACAACACCGTGAAGATCTCGGTGCCTTCGACCCTCGCCCGGTACGTGCGGGCCGACTTCAGCGCCAACTCGGTCGCCGGCACCGCCCAGTTGGGAGAGATGCAGGTTCTCACGGCCGCGGCCTCGGCCCCCAACCTCGCCCAGGGCAAGCCCTTCAGCGAGAGCGGGCACGCCGATGTGTACGGCGCGGCCAACGCCGGTGACGGCAACCGCAACACGTACTGGGAGAGCACGAACAACGCCTTCCCGCAGTGGCTCCAGGTCGACCTCGGCTCGTCGGTCAAGATCAACCAGGTGACCCTGCGGCTGCCGAGCGGCTGGCCGAGCCGCAGCCAGACCTTCAAGGTCCAGGGCTCGACCGACAACGCGAACTTCACCGACCTGACGGCATCGAAGGCGTACACCTTCGACAGCACGAACGACCAGTCGGCGACGATCGGTTTCGACACGACGACGACCCGGTACGTGCGGGCGCTGTTCACCGCCAACACCGGCTGGCCCGCCGGGCAGGCGTCCGAGCTGGAGGTCTACGGACCGGCGACCGGCGACACCCAGGCGCCCACCGCGCCGGGCAATCTGAGCTACATCGAGCCGGCCACCGGGCAGATCGAGCTCAACTGGACCGCGGCCACCGACGACACCGCCGTGACGGGCTACGACGTCTACGCCAACGGACAGTTGAGGTCGAGCGTCGCCGGGAACGTCCTGACGTACACGGACACCCAGCCGGCCGGCAGCGACATCACGTACTTCGTGCGGGCCAAGGACGCGGCGGGCAACGTGTCCGCCAACAGCAACAGCGTCACCCGCAAGGGGTCTTCAGGCGACACCCAGGCCCCCACCGCGCCCGGCAACCTCGCCTACACGCAGTCGGGCAACGACGTGAAGCTCGCCTGGCAGGCGTCGAACGACAACGTCCAGGTGACCGGCTACGACGTCTACGCCAACGACCAGGTGGTCAAGTCCCTTGCCGGTGACGTCACTTCGTACACCGACACCCCGTCGGCGACGGCCACGGTCACCTACTACGTGAAGGCGAAGGACGCCGCCGGGAACGTGTCGGTGGCGAGCAACAGCGTCACCCGGGCCGGCAACGGCGCCGGTTCCGACCTCGCGCAGGGCAAGCCCATCGAGGCCTCCTCGTACACCTTCACCTATGTCGCCGCGAACGCCAACGACGGCCAGATCGCGACCTATTGGGAGAGCGGGGGCGGCGCCTACCCGGCGACCCTCACCACCAAGCTGGGTGCCAACGCCGACCTCAGCCAGGTCGTCGTCAAGCTCAACCCCGATGCCGCGTGGTCGACGCGGACGCAGAACATCCAGGTGCTCGGCCGCGACCAGGACGCGACCGCGTTCACCAGTCTCGTCGCCGCGAAGGACTACGTCTTCAACCCGGCCAGTGGCAACACGGTGACCATCCCGGTCTCCGGCGCCGCCGCCGACATCCAGCTCAAGTTCGCCTCCAACACCGGTGCCCCGGGCGGGCAGGTGGCCGAGTTCCAGGTGATCGGCACCCCGGCCGCCAACCCGGACCTCAAGGTCACCGGGATCACCAACTCCCCCGCCGCGCCGGTCGAGTCGGACGCCATCAGCCTGACGGCGACGGTCACCAACAGCGGCAGCAAGGCCTCCAAGGCCACCGACCTGAACTTCACGCTCGGCGGTACGAAGGCCGCCACGGCGGACGTCCCGGTCCTCGCGGCCGGCGCGTCGACGACGGTCACCGCGAGCATCGGCACCCGGGACGCGGGCAGTTACCCGCTCGGCGCCGAGGTGGACCCGTCCAACAAGGTCATCGAGCAGAACGAGGGCAACAACGTCTTCACCGCCCCCGCCCCCCTCGTCGTCAAGCCGGTCTCCAGCTCCGACCTGGTCGCCGCGCCGGTCGCCTGGACCCCGTCCAGCGCCTCGGCGGGCGACAACGTCACGTTCACCGTGGCGATCAAGAACCAGGGTTCGGTCGACTCGGCCTCCGGCGCCCACGGCGTCACGCTGACGGTCCTGGACGCGAACGGCGCCACCGTCAAGACGCTCACCGGTTCCTACAGCGGCACCATCGCCGCCGGCCAGACGACCGCACCGGTCTCCCTCGGCTCGTGGACGGCCGTCAACGGCAAGTTCTCCGTCAAGACGGTCATCGCCGACGACGCCAACGAACTCCCGGTCAAGCGGACCAACAACACCACCACGCAACCCCTGTTCGTCGGCCGCGGCGCCGACATGCCGTACGACATGTACGAGGCGGAGGACGGCACCGTCGGCGGCGGCGCCGCGGTCGTCGGCCCCAACCGCACGATCGGCGACATCGCCGGCGAGGCCAGCGGCCGCAAGGCCGTCACCCTCAACTCCACCGGCCAGTACGTCGAGTGGACCACCCGCGCGGCCACCAACACCCTGGTGACCCGCTTCGAGATCCCGGACGGCACGACCACGACACTCGACGTCTACGTCGACGGCCAGTTCCTCAAGGCGATCGACCTGACCTCCAAGTACGCCTGGCTGTACGGCAACGAGACCGCACCCGGCAACACGCCGGGCTCCGGTGCCCCGCGCCACATCTACGACGAGGCGAACCTCCTGCTGGGCAGGACGGTTCCGGCCGGTTCCAAGATCCGCCTCCAGAAGGACGCGGCCAACACCTCCACCTACGCCGTCGACTTCATCAACCTCGAACAGGCGACGGCCGTCCCGAACCCGGACCCGGCCGCCTACGCGGTCCCGGCCGGCTTCTCCCAGCAGGACGTGCAGAACGCCCTCGACACCGTCCGGATGGACACCACGGGCAAGCTCGTCGGCGTCTACCTGCCGGCCGGTGACTACGAGACCTCCAGCAAGCTCCAGGTCTACGGCAAGGCGGTCAAGGTCGTCGGAGCCGGGTCGTGGTTCACCCGCTTCCACGCCCCCGCCTCGCAGGAGAACACCGACATCGGCTTCCGGGCCGAGGCGACCGCGAACGGCTCGTCGTTCACCGGCTTCGCCTACTTCGGGAACTACACCTCCCGAATCGACGGTCCCGGCAAGGTATTCGACTTCTCCAACGTCTCCAACATCACCATCGACGACATCTGGGTCGAGCACATGGTGTGCCTGTACTGGGGCGCCAACACCGACAACATGACCATCAAGAACTCCCGCATCCGTGACACGTTCGCCGACGGCATCAACATGACGAACGGCTCCACGGACAACCACGTCGTCAACAACGACGCCCGCGCCACGGGCGACGACAGCTTCGCCCTCTTCTCGGCGATCGACGCGGGCGGCGCCGACGAGAAGAACAACCTCTACGAGAACCTGACCTCGACGCTCACCTGGCGTGCGGCCGGTATCGCCGTCTACGGCGGCTACAACAACACCTTCCGCAACATCAGGGTCGCCGACACCCTGGTCTACTCCGGCATCACGATCTCCTCGCTGGACTTCGGCTACCCGATGAACGGCTTCGGGACCGATCCGACGACGATCGAGAACGTCTCCCTGGACAGAACGGGCGGCCACTTCTGGGGCTCACAGGTCTTCCCGGCCATCTGGGCGTTCTCGGCCTCGAAGGTCTTCCAGGGGATCCGGGTCAACGACGTCGACATCGACAACTCCACCTACGGCGGAGTGATGTTCCAGACCAACTACGTGGGCGGGCAACCGCAGTTCCCGGTGAAGGACACGATCTTCACCGACATCTCCATCACCAACTCCAAGAAGAGCGGAGACGCGTTCGACGCCAAGTCCGGGTGGGGCATCTGGGCCAACGAACTGCCCGAGCCCGGCCAGGGACCGGCCGTCGGTTCGGCCACCTTCGTCAACCTGCGGATGAGCGGCAACGCCCAGGACATCCGCAACACCACGTCCACCTTCACGATCAACGTCCGGTAA
- a CDS encoding beta-1,3-glucanase family protein, with product MQISARPPTVAVRSRTALGLVVVLIVAFFAALSPSPARAADQLLSQGRPVTASSTENASFPASAAVDGNTGTRWSSAFADPQWLSVDLGSVQQLTRVSLTWEAAYATGYQIQTSADANTWTTVYSTTTSTGGTQNIAVTGNGRYVRVYGTARATQWGYSLWEFQVYGPGSTTPPDDFWGSTSDIPAANNAVEVKILNRTNGKYPDSQVYWSFNGQTHSIAEQPYLDMPANSAGRMYFYLGSPTSSYYDFIEFTVGSNVFNGNTTRVDAFGLKLAMRLHSKDGYDTEVGENRATFAEDRATTFQRFTDAVPAQFKVLAQTQAPYRIIAPGSDASFRAGGANANYFTSYAQSVGVNAATSDIFGCAASLAADPNMCAALNRHVATLPASQQSDPAQFYKAAPANYYAKFWHDNAINQLAYGFPYDDVAGQSSFISHANPQWLLVAVGW from the coding sequence ATGCAGATATCCGCCAGACCTCCGACCGTGGCCGTACGCTCCCGTACGGCTCTCGGTCTGGTCGTCGTCCTGATCGTCGCCTTCTTCGCCGCCCTGTCGCCCTCGCCCGCGCGCGCCGCCGACCAACTGCTGTCCCAGGGGCGGCCCGTCACCGCGTCCTCGACGGAGAACGCGTCCTTCCCGGCGAGCGCGGCCGTCGACGGGAACACCGGGACGCGCTGGTCCTCCGCCTTCGCCGATCCGCAGTGGCTGTCGGTGGACCTCGGCTCCGTCCAGCAGCTCACCCGCGTCTCGCTCACCTGGGAGGCCGCGTACGCCACCGGCTACCAGATCCAGACCTCGGCCGACGCCAACACCTGGACCACCGTCTACTCCACCACCACCTCGACGGGCGGCACCCAGAACATCGCCGTTACGGGCAACGGGCGCTACGTCCGCGTGTACGGCACCGCCCGGGCCACCCAATGGGGCTACTCCCTCTGGGAGTTCCAGGTCTACGGCCCCGGAAGCACCACCCCGCCCGACGATTTCTGGGGCAGCACCAGCGACATACCGGCGGCCAACAACGCCGTAGAGGTGAAGATCCTCAACCGCACCAACGGCAAGTACCCGGACAGCCAGGTGTATTGGAGCTTCAACGGGCAGACGCACTCCATCGCCGAACAGCCCTACCTCGACATGCCCGCCAACTCCGCGGGCCGGATGTACTTCTACCTGGGCTCGCCCACCAGCTCGTACTACGACTTCATCGAGTTCACGGTCGGCAGCAACGTCTTCAACGGCAACACCACCCGGGTCGACGCCTTCGGCCTCAAGCTGGCCATGCGCCTGCACAGCAAGGACGGTTACGACACGGAGGTCGGCGAGAACCGGGCGACCTTCGCCGAGGACCGCGCGACCACCTTCCAGCGGTTCACGGACGCGGTGCCGGCCCAGTTCAAGGTGCTGGCCCAGACGCAGGCGCCGTACCGGATCATCGCGCCCGGCAGCGACGCGAGCTTCCGGGCGGGGGGCGCCAACGCCAACTACTTCACGTCGTACGCCCAGTCGGTCGGCGTGAACGCGGCCACCTCCGACATCTTCGGCTGCGCCGCCTCGCTGGCGGCCGACCCCAACATGTGCGCCGCCCTCAACCGCCATGTGGCGACCCTGCCGGCGTCGCAGCAGTCCGACCCGGCGCAGTTCTACAAGGCGGCGCCCGCGAACTACTACGCCAAGTTCTGGCACGACAACGCCATCAACCAGTTGGCCTACGGCTTCCCTTACGACGACGTCGCGGGCCAGTCCTCCTTCATCTCGCACGCCAATCCGCAGTGGCTGCTGGTCGCCGTCGGCTGGTAG
- a CDS encoding thioesterase family protein produces the protein MNTGTPVPAGYYERIDEHRYKPTAHAGGAWDPAELHFSPLGGLVVHAMERERATRPESGLVLSRISYDILGRLALDECEIRVETVRPGRTIELVEAVVLVADRPVVRARAWFLATVDTSGVAGGPDQRLTPPEQLAPWAMSALWPGGYIASVDVRPLAPPRPGRTTAWISTRHALVAGEPASPLASYLALVDTANGIAVRQPPTAWIYPNVDLTVHLHRQPEGDWTGLDTTVTFGPTGQGLTSTVLHDVDGPVGHALQMLTVRPVPDQ, from the coding sequence TTGAACACCGGAACCCCGGTCCCCGCCGGCTACTACGAGCGCATCGACGAGCACCGCTACAAGCCCACCGCCCACGCGGGCGGCGCCTGGGACCCCGCCGAGCTGCACTTCAGCCCGCTCGGCGGGCTCGTCGTGCATGCCATGGAGCGCGAGCGGGCCACCCGGCCGGAGAGCGGTCTCGTGCTGTCGCGGATCAGTTACGACATCCTCGGCAGGCTCGCCCTCGACGAGTGCGAGATCCGGGTGGAGACCGTCCGCCCCGGCCGCACGATCGAGCTGGTCGAGGCCGTGGTGCTGGTCGCCGACCGGCCGGTGGTGCGGGCCCGGGCCTGGTTCCTCGCCACGGTCGACACCTCCGGCGTCGCGGGCGGACCCGACCAACGGCTCACCCCTCCCGAGCAGTTGGCCCCCTGGGCGATGAGCGCGCTCTGGCCCGGCGGCTACATCGCCTCCGTGGACGTACGACCGCTCGCGCCGCCACGGCCGGGCCGTACGACCGCCTGGATCTCCACCCGGCACGCCCTCGTCGCCGGTGAGCCCGCCAGTCCGCTCGCGTCCTACCTCGCGCTGGTCGACACCGCGAACGGCATCGCCGTACGACAGCCGCCGACCGCCTGGATCTACCCGAACGTCGACCTGACGGTCCATCTGCACCGCCAACCCGAGGGCGACTGGACGGGGTTGGACACGACGGTCACCTTCGGACCCACCGGGCAGGGCTTGACGAGCACCGTGCTGCACGACGTCGACGGCCCGGTGGGACACGCGCTCCAGATGCTCACCGTGCGGCCCGTCCCGGACCAGTGA
- a CDS encoding amidohydrolase family protein, which yields MSILSPKSPNWLDWYENPSEPAFRLPPGTVDTHCHVFGPQAEFPFAPERKYTPCDGGKDELFALRDHLGVGRNVIVQATCHGADNSAMVDAVRAAGGRARGIATVRPDIDERELLALDAAGVRGVRFNFVRRLVDASPEDDLQTIAKKVAPLGWHVVLYFESADLPELEGFFGSLPVPLVVDHMGRPDVTQPVGGPQFTRFLRFVEDNDVRVKVTCPERLSVTGPAALNGERHAYTDVVPFARRVVEEFPDQVLWGTDWPHPNLTDHMPDDGLLVDHLPQVAVTDDRRHKLLVANPMRLYWPGEDY from the coding sequence ATGAGTATCCTCTCCCCCAAGTCCCCCAACTGGCTGGACTGGTACGAGAATCCGTCCGAACCGGCCTTCCGGCTGCCGCCGGGAACGGTCGACACCCACTGCCATGTCTTCGGTCCGCAGGCCGAGTTCCCCTTCGCACCGGAACGCAAGTACACGCCCTGCGACGGCGGCAAGGACGAACTGTTCGCGCTCCGCGACCACTTGGGCGTCGGCCGCAACGTCATCGTGCAGGCCACCTGCCACGGCGCGGACAACAGCGCCATGGTCGACGCCGTCCGGGCCGCGGGCGGCCGGGCACGCGGCATCGCGACCGTCCGGCCGGACATCGACGAGAGGGAACTGCTCGCACTCGACGCGGCGGGCGTGCGCGGGGTCCGGTTCAACTTCGTACGGCGTCTGGTGGACGCCTCGCCCGAGGACGACCTCCAGACGATCGCCAAGAAGGTCGCCCCTCTGGGCTGGCACGTCGTCCTCTACTTCGAGAGCGCCGACCTGCCCGAACTGGAGGGATTCTTCGGTTCGTTGCCCGTGCCGCTGGTGGTGGACCACATGGGCCGCCCGGACGTGACCCAGCCGGTGGGCGGGCCGCAGTTCACCCGGTTCCTGCGCTTCGTCGAGGACAACGACGTCCGGGTGAAGGTGACCTGCCCCGAGCGCCTCAGCGTCACCGGACCGGCCGCCCTCAACGGCGAACGCCACGCATACACCGACGTCGTCCCCTTCGCCCGCCGCGTCGTGGAGGAGTTCCCCGACCAGGTGCTGTGGGGCACCGACTGGCCCCATCCCAACCTCACCGACCACATGCCGGACGACGGCCTCCTCGTCGACCACCTCCCACAGGTGGCGGTAACCGACGACCGGCGCCACAAGCTCCTCGTCGCCAACCCGATGCGCCTGTACTGGCCCGGCGAGGACTACTGA
- a CDS encoding amidohydrolase family protein, protein MIIDCHGHYTTAPPALEAWRTRQIASLTDPSAAPAHADLRVGDDELRESIEPNQLRLMDERGIDMTVFSPRASFMAHHVGAFETSAAWAAICNELCFRVSQLYPERFVPAAMLPQSPGVDPATCVPELTRCVEEFGAVAVNLNPDPSGGHWTAPPLTDRSWYPLYEKMAEYDVPAMIHVSTSVNPAFHTTGAHYLNADTTAFMQVVQGDLFADFPTLRFVIPHGGGAVPYHWGRFRGLAMALGKPPLEEHVLGNVYFDTCVYHQPGSDLLYNVIPARNILFASEMIGAVRDIDPCTGHHFDDTRRYAEAAKLPADDLAAVQEHNARAVYPRLDALLKRQGR, encoded by the coding sequence TCGACTGTCACGGTCACTACACGACCGCCCCACCGGCCCTGGAGGCGTGGCGCACGCGGCAGATCGCCTCCCTCACCGATCCGTCGGCCGCCCCCGCACACGCGGACCTGCGCGTCGGCGACGACGAGCTGCGCGAGAGCATCGAGCCGAACCAGTTGCGGCTGATGGACGAGCGCGGCATCGACATGACGGTCTTCTCGCCCCGCGCGTCGTTCATGGCGCACCACGTCGGAGCCTTCGAGACCTCCGCCGCCTGGGCGGCCATCTGCAACGAACTCTGCTTCCGGGTGAGCCAGTTGTACCCGGAGCGCTTCGTACCCGCCGCGATGCTCCCGCAGTCGCCCGGCGTCGATCCGGCCACCTGCGTCCCGGAACTCACGCGCTGCGTCGAGGAGTTCGGCGCCGTCGCGGTCAACCTCAACCCGGACCCCTCGGGCGGCCACTGGACCGCGCCACCGCTCACCGACCGCTCGTGGTACCCGCTCTACGAGAAGATGGCGGAGTACGACGTCCCGGCGATGATCCACGTCAGCACGAGCGTCAACCCCGCCTTCCACACCACCGGCGCGCACTATCTCAACGCCGACACCACCGCGTTCATGCAGGTGGTCCAGGGCGACCTGTTCGCCGACTTTCCCACCCTGCGGTTCGTCATCCCGCACGGCGGCGGGGCGGTCCCCTACCACTGGGGCCGCTTCAGGGGCCTCGCGATGGCGCTCGGGAAGCCCCCGCTGGAGGAACACGTCCTGGGCAACGTCTACTTCGACACCTGCGTGTACCACCAGCCCGGCTCCGACCTCCTCTACAACGTCATACCGGCCCGCAACATCCTCTTCGCCTCGGAGATGATCGGCGCCGTCCGCGACATCGACCCCTGCACCGGCCACCACTTCGACGACACCCGCCGCTACGCGGAGGCCGCCAAGCTGCCCGCGGACGACCTGGCGGCGGTCCAGGAGCACAACGCCCGCGCCGTGTACCCCCGCCTCGACGCGCTGCTGAAGCGCCAGGGCCGGTGA